The Pseudodesulfovibrio sp. zrk46 genome contains a region encoding:
- a CDS encoding MarC family protein — MTTLFISLYIKLFFLLTPFFVLSVFLSFIEDMDTHQQRSLAVRTTISVLIISLILYYAGNPIFATLGITLDGFRIGSGSLLFLSAVSLVSGKRTKPEPDNDADVAVVPLAIPITVGPATIGTLLILGAELGTFTQKSLGAGALVAACLTVGVMLFLAPAIKRLIGSMGLSVLTKITGLVLSAMAAQIVFTGVKNFLG; from the coding sequence ATGACCACGCTGTTCATCTCCCTTTACATAAAACTGTTCTTTCTCCTGACGCCCTTCTTCGTGCTGTCAGTTTTCCTCTCGTTCATCGAAGACATGGACACGCACCAGCAGCGTTCGCTGGCTGTACGCACCACAATTTCGGTGCTGATCATTTCGCTGATCCTGTACTATGCGGGCAATCCCATTTTCGCCACGCTGGGGATCACGCTGGATGGGTTCCGTATTGGCTCGGGCAGCCTGCTCTTCCTGTCTGCCGTATCACTGGTGTCGGGCAAACGGACCAAACCTGAACCGGATAATGATGCAGACGTGGCAGTGGTACCACTGGCCATTCCCATCACTGTGGGACCGGCCACCATCGGTACCTTGCTCATCCTTGGTGCCGAGTTGGGAACCTTCACTCAAAAAAGTCTGGGCGCTGGCGCACTGGTCGCAGCCTGCCTCACCGTGGGCGTCATGCTGTTCCTGGCCCCGGCCATCAAACGACTCATCGGCTCCATGGGACTCTCGGTCCTGACCAAGATTACCGGACTGGTGCTCTCTGCCATGGCCGCACAGATCGTCTTCACCGGCGTGAAGAACTTTCTGGGATAG
- a CDS encoding AAA family ATPase, which translates to MLELLRIKNLALIEDVELEFSSGMNTLTGETGAGKSFIMRAVDFLMGERMEKKLVRPGADKASVEALFVLPEGETVIRRELSAETGRSRVFVNDTLSSQPTIRDMGSKLVIHTSQHGQQKLLSPSFQAEVLDSFLPNPKLLFERNEGLAVLNDVLERKQQLMDKFDDIEKQRDFLEYQKKEIDKVDPLPGEEDELEERKKTLKGREQAGECLQNALDVLHGEVGLLDAMTLLTREMEIIARLFPNFEDDREAIEELRMMLHDLDSRLRKGPDKQNDDDDGMNLDDVEERLFELAKLKRKLRRGLDEIVNLKTEIDENLSFLDACALDLKNLKKEEDKAAKALSATLEVLNKARKKAAKELSIRIVDELTDLGFSEHVKVHFEFDARELYPGCEDMRGRLMWVPNPGQPAQPLDKIASGGELSRFLLALVTMRGDENTDHDALPTLIFDEVDAGIGGMTLNSVGAKLRALADRQQMLLITHWPQLAGKADRHFLIQKDVIDDVTYTGCNRLEGADIKKELSRMAGGGAQGDAMAEQLLK; encoded by the coding sequence ATGCTGGAACTGCTCCGTATCAAGAATCTCGCACTCATTGAGGATGTGGAACTGGAATTCTCTTCCGGAATGAACACCCTCACAGGTGAGACCGGTGCGGGTAAATCATTCATCATGCGCGCCGTGGATTTCCTCATGGGCGAACGCATGGAGAAGAAGCTGGTACGCCCCGGTGCTGACAAGGCATCGGTCGAAGCCCTGTTTGTCCTGCCAGAAGGCGAAACCGTGATCCGGCGCGAACTCTCTGCCGAGACCGGCCGCAGCCGCGTGTTCGTCAACGACACGCTCTCTTCCCAGCCCACCATTCGGGACATGGGGTCCAAGCTGGTCATCCACACCAGCCAGCATGGGCAGCAGAAATTACTGTCTCCCAGCTTTCAGGCTGAAGTCCTCGACTCATTCCTGCCGAACCCGAAACTGCTCTTTGAACGCAATGAAGGGCTCGCGGTGCTGAACGACGTGCTTGAGCGCAAGCAACAGCTCATGGACAAGTTCGACGACATTGAGAAGCAGCGCGATTTCCTTGAGTACCAAAAGAAGGAGATCGACAAAGTCGATCCTCTCCCCGGCGAAGAAGACGAGTTGGAAGAGCGCAAAAAGACCCTCAAGGGCCGGGAGCAGGCTGGAGAATGCCTGCAGAATGCACTGGATGTTCTGCACGGCGAAGTAGGCCTCCTGGATGCCATGACACTCCTCACCCGCGAGATGGAGATCATCGCCCGCCTCTTCCCCAACTTCGAGGATGACCGTGAGGCCATCGAAGAGTTGCGCATGATGCTGCACGATCTCGATTCCCGTCTGCGCAAAGGCCCCGACAAGCAGAATGACGATGATGACGGCATGAATCTCGATGACGTGGAGGAGCGTCTTTTCGAGTTGGCGAAGCTCAAGCGCAAGCTTCGCCGCGGCCTGGATGAGATCGTCAATCTCAAGACCGAAATCGACGAAAATCTTTCCTTCCTCGACGCCTGTGCCCTCGACCTCAAGAACCTCAAGAAAGAGGAAGACAAAGCGGCCAAGGCGCTCAGTGCTACGCTCGAAGTTCTCAACAAAGCACGCAAAAAGGCAGCCAAAGAGCTTTCCATTCGCATCGTGGACGAGCTCACGGACCTCGGCTTTTCCGAGCACGTCAAAGTCCACTTCGAATTCGACGCCCGCGAGCTCTATCCCGGGTGTGAAGACATGCGCGGACGACTCATGTGGGTACCTAATCCGGGTCAGCCTGCACAACCTCTTGACAAGATCGCGTCCGGTGGTGAATTGTCCCGCTTCCTGCTCGCCCTGGTAACCATGCGCGGCGATGAAAACACCGATCACGATGCCCTGCCAACGCTCATTTTTGACGAGGTAGACGCCGGAATCGGTGGCATGACCCTCAACTCCGTGGGGGCCAAACTCCGCGCCCTGGCCGACCGTCAGCAGATGCTCCTCATCACCCACTGGCCACAGCTTGCCGGCAAGGCGGATCGTCACTTCCTCATCCAGAAGGATGTCATTGACGACGTCACCTACACTGGCTGCAACCGTCTTGAAGGTGCTGATATCAAGAAGGAGCTTTCACGCATGGCAGGCGGCGGCGCACAAGGCGACGCCATGGCAGAGCAGTTGTTGAAGTAG
- a CDS encoding alginate lyase family protein, with product MGVRSLALLIALLVLTGQALAGRLPDTIVLSPKVLAATKQRILERDRELMPAYKAFIADADRALKAPAEAVILKASAPPGGTMHDYWSLAPYWWPNNETLDGLPYVRRDGQRNPQSATEKYDRARMRRMSSDALTLALAWYMTGDEEYAGKATGLIWSWVCDSVTRMNPSLNYAQSRPGIADGTHYGIIETRDLIKVCEAARILEPSHTWSKVVTKKVTSWFTDYLKWLQKSSFGRKEGNSLNNHGTWYDAQVAVFAMYIGKESLARSIVTSGTPMRILSQIESDGTMPRELERTRSRHYTFFNLEAFFILAAIAEHFKVDMWKWTEPNGVSIRKAFDLAAPHIAKDAPWEYGKTGVYDPFAFTALFHRAAMVYKDDRYTDFLKALPADKLKRDRAQLFY from the coding sequence ATGGGTGTTCGCAGCCTTGCCCTGCTCATCGCGCTGCTGGTTCTGACCGGACAGGCGCTCGCCGGAAGGCTGCCGGACACCATCGTGCTCTCGCCCAAAGTGCTGGCCGCGACCAAACAACGCATATTGGAACGCGACCGCGAGCTCATGCCCGCCTACAAGGCGTTCATCGCCGACGCGGACCGCGCGCTCAAGGCCCCGGCCGAGGCTGTCATTCTCAAAGCATCAGCACCGCCGGGCGGCACCATGCACGATTACTGGTCGCTGGCTCCTTACTGGTGGCCCAACAACGAGACCTTGGATGGTCTGCCCTACGTACGCCGCGACGGTCAGCGCAATCCGCAATCGGCCACGGAGAAATACGACCGCGCACGGATGCGTCGTATGTCTTCGGATGCCCTGACCCTCGCCCTCGCCTGGTACATGACAGGCGATGAAGAGTACGCAGGCAAAGCAACCGGCCTGATATGGTCATGGGTTTGTGATTCGGTCACGCGCATGAATCCGTCCTTGAACTATGCCCAGTCCCGCCCCGGAATAGCCGACGGTACGCATTACGGCATTATCGAGACACGCGACCTCATAAAGGTTTGCGAAGCCGCCCGTATTCTCGAACCTTCGCACACATGGTCGAAGGTAGTGACCAAAAAGGTGACTTCATGGTTCACCGACTATTTGAAATGGTTGCAGAAGAGCAGCTTTGGCCGCAAGGAAGGCAACTCCCTGAACAACCATGGGACGTGGTATGATGCGCAAGTGGCGGTGTTTGCCATGTACATCGGCAAAGAGAGCCTTGCCCGCTCCATTGTGACATCGGGAACTCCCATGCGGATACTTTCCCAGATTGAAAGCGACGGCACTATGCCCCGTGAACTGGAGCGTACCCGTTCTCGTCACTACACTTTTTTCAATCTTGAAGCGTTTTTCATACTCGCCGCTATTGCCGAGCATTTTAAAGTGGATATGTGGAAGTGGACCGAGCCCAACGGAGTTTCCATCCGCAAGGCATTTGATCTGGCGGCACCGCATATTGCCAAGGATGCCCCGTGGGAATACGGCAAGACCGGGGTGTATGACCCATTTGCTTTCACAGCCCTTTTCCACCGCGCCGCCATGGTGTATAAGGATGATCGCTACACTGATTTTCTCAAGGCGCTCCCAGCGGACAAACTCAAGCGGGACCGTGCCCAACTCTTTTATTAG
- a CDS encoding GNAT family N-acetyltransferase, giving the protein MSTPFTRPATQDDVYIMEQILLEAFKESYANFMPEQYVREWYDANEAQKIVRTGLGRAGIAEIMGRMVGFVMYLDNTITQLWVDPDYQGKGVGRALVEWIEGEFRAKGYATISMYCYEENKDTLEFCKKLRFRRASQFQSKEEAGGPVTVYNMLKMVSKLKSGR; this is encoded by the coding sequence ATGAGTACCCCGTTCACCCGTCCTGCCACGCAGGATGACGTATATATCATGGAGCAGATCCTGCTCGAAGCCTTCAAGGAAAGCTACGCCAACTTCATGCCGGAGCAGTATGTGCGCGAATGGTATGACGCCAACGAGGCGCAGAAGATCGTGCGCACCGGGCTGGGCCGTGCAGGCATAGCCGAGATCATGGGCCGCATGGTCGGCTTTGTCATGTATCTGGACAACACCATCACCCAACTGTGGGTCGATCCCGACTATCAGGGCAAAGGCGTTGGCCGGGCTCTCGTCGAATGGATCGAGGGAGAGTTCCGCGCCAAGGGTTACGCCACCATCAGCATGTACTGCTACGAGGAAAACAAGGATACGTTGGAGTTCTGCAAAAAGCTCCGTTTCCGCCGCGCTTCCCAGTTCCAATCCAAGGAAGAGGCAGGTGGCCCTGTGACAGTCTACAACATGCTCAAAATGGTTTCGAAGCTCAAAAGCGGACGGTAA
- a CDS encoding ABC transporter permease has translation MKRRPLKRPSPLARHALLIIGLFIVGLMSLGAVFAPWIAPFDPNLINVDTLLQPPSAAHLLGTDALGRDVFSRILYGGRVSLWVGFVAVGIATAIGLVLGLVSGYFGRIVDEIIMRGVDVMLCFPSFFLILAVIAFLEPSLTNIMIVIGLTGWMGVARLVRAETLTIRERDYVLAARGAGAGPVRIIFRHILPNAIAPVLVSATLGVAGAILTESSLSFLGLGVQPPDASWGNMLLEGKEVLGIAWWLSVFPGMAILLTVLGYNLLGESLRDLLDPRLKQ, from the coding sequence ATGAAACGCCGTCCCCTGAAGCGCCCCTCTCCGTTGGCTCGTCATGCCCTGCTTATCATCGGATTGTTCATCGTCGGTTTGATGTCACTGGGTGCGGTATTCGCCCCATGGATTGCGCCCTTCGATCCTAATCTGATCAATGTAGACACCCTGCTCCAGCCGCCGTCTGCAGCGCATCTGCTCGGCACGGACGCACTGGGGCGCGACGTATTTTCCCGCATCCTTTACGGCGGGCGCGTCTCTCTCTGGGTCGGCTTTGTGGCCGTGGGTATTGCCACCGCCATTGGGTTGGTCCTCGGCCTCGTGTCCGGCTACTTCGGCCGCATCGTGGACGAAATCATCATGCGCGGCGTGGACGTGATGCTCTGCTTCCCGTCCTTTTTCCTGATTCTGGCGGTCATCGCCTTTCTGGAGCCGAGCCTGACCAATATTATGATAGTAATCGGCCTGACCGGCTGGATGGGCGTTGCCCGTCTGGTTCGCGCCGAAACCCTGACCATCCGTGAGCGCGACTATGTACTTGCCGCGCGCGGAGCAGGGGCCGGCCCGGTCCGCATCATATTCCGGCATATCCTGCCCAACGCTATTGCGCCGGTGCTTGTCTCCGCCACTTTGGGCGTTGCCGGAGCCATTCTGACTGAATCCTCCCTCTCCTTCCTCGGGCTCGGCGTACAGCCGCCCGACGCTTCCTGGGGCAACATGCTTCTGGAGGGCAAGGAAGTCCTCGGCATAGCATGGTGGCTGTCGGTCTTCCCCGGCATGGCCATTCTGCTGACCGTATTGGGATACAACTTACTTGGCGAGTCCCTGCGAGACTTGCTTGATCCGAGGTTGAAACAATGA
- a CDS encoding ABC transporter permease: protein MVQVLKRIFIKLLWVGVVFLGITVISFWVIHLAPGSPTDLQTTLNPEAGMEARAQLEKLYGLDQPLHVQYAKWLNRLVHFDFGQSMSGDHRPVWDKIKERLPLTFGMNVASMVLTLLIAVPVGVAAAWWRGGAFDKISTIIVFIGFAMPGFWLALLLMLWLGINWPILPISGLTSMGYDSMSPLGKAWDLAKHLILPIFIYTSGSWAGMSRFMRSSMLEVLRQDYIMTARAKGLPAHTVLFKHALRNALMPVITILGLSVPSLIGGSVIIESIFALPGLGQLFYQAVMSRDYPLIMGSLVLGAVLTLVGNLLADVGYGLADPRVRIGQGRER from the coding sequence ATGGTCCAAGTATTAAAACGCATATTCATCAAACTCCTGTGGGTGGGCGTGGTGTTTCTCGGCATCACGGTCATCAGTTTCTGGGTCATTCATCTTGCCCCGGGCTCGCCCACAGACCTCCAGACCACCCTCAATCCTGAGGCGGGAATGGAAGCGCGTGCCCAACTGGAAAAACTATACGGACTGGATCAACCGCTGCACGTACAATATGCGAAATGGCTCAACCGCCTTGTGCATTTTGATTTTGGCCAATCCATGTCCGGCGACCACCGCCCTGTCTGGGACAAAATCAAGGAACGACTGCCGCTGACCTTTGGCATGAACGTGGCTTCCATGGTGCTGACGCTGCTCATAGCCGTGCCCGTAGGCGTGGCCGCCGCGTGGTGGCGAGGCGGGGCTTTCGACAAGATCTCCACGATTATCGTGTTCATAGGCTTTGCCATGCCCGGCTTCTGGCTGGCCCTGCTGCTCATGCTCTGGCTCGGCATCAACTGGCCGATTCTGCCCATTTCGGGGCTCACATCAATGGGATATGATTCCATGTCTCCCTTGGGGAAAGCATGGGATTTGGCAAAACACCTGATCCTGCCAATTTTCATCTACACCTCCGGCTCATGGGCTGGCATGTCCCGCTTCATGCGTTCCTCCATGCTTGAAGTGCTCCGCCAGGACTACATCATGACCGCCCGGGCCAAGGGACTGCCCGCACATACGGTGCTGTTCAAACACGCCCTGCGCAATGCGCTCATGCCGGTCATCACCATTCTGGGGCTGTCGGTTCCGTCGCTCATCGGCGGCTCGGTCATCATTGAATCCATTTTTGCCCTGCCCGGACTGGGACAGCTTTTCTATCAGGCTGTCATGTCACGCGACTATCCTCTGATCATGGGCAGTCTGGTGCTCGGCGCGGTGCTCACTCTGGTAGGCAACCTGCTGGCTGACGTGGGTTACGGTCTGGCCGACCCGCGCGTCCGCATCGGACAGGGGAGGGAACGATGA
- a CDS encoding tetratricopeptide repeat protein translates to MMLDSLRYGIFSNNSHNISLDRRCLIGLGAKDICVYPSWTEAEAGFQLRDIDFALVDEKLEDTDAIQCIDRLKRVSSRNVPVVIITNDRRREAVLDSIAVGCGGYVLRPYSIDTLSRHLRAASSSISPDEIEQEMLSDALGLVSAGQFDEALESLEELVEEENPATKYFERGMRYLAEEKYGKAIIAFNKVIAINEMYAEAYKGMAEAHKGKGDMEKYQEYLTKAGDVFAIQDRLDEAKQVFVEILQNEPDAVNPFNRLGVKLRKQGDYKGAIRAYHQAAELTPDDPNLYYNMARAYGFNGDNENALKYAEKSIELDPKMEHAQALRDQIAKKSKNVIDKAPKTDMSGRVLIDLDN, encoded by the coding sequence ATGATGTTGGATTCCTTGCGTTACGGTATTTTTTCTAATAATTCTCATAATATCAGCTTGGATCGCCGATGTTTGATTGGGCTCGGAGCCAAGGATATTTGTGTGTATCCGTCATGGACCGAGGCAGAAGCCGGGTTCCAGCTTCGGGACATCGACTTTGCTCTGGTGGATGAAAAGCTCGAAGACACTGACGCGATTCAATGTATTGATCGCCTCAAACGAGTTTCCTCTCGCAACGTCCCCGTAGTCATCATCACTAATGATCGTCGTCGAGAAGCCGTGCTCGATTCCATCGCCGTGGGCTGCGGCGGGTACGTCCTCCGTCCATATAGCATTGATACGCTGAGTCGCCACCTGCGTGCCGCTTCTTCCAGTATATCACCGGATGAAATTGAGCAGGAAATGCTCTCCGATGCCTTGGGGCTGGTGAGTGCCGGACAGTTTGACGAAGCCTTGGAAAGCCTTGAAGAACTGGTGGAAGAGGAAAATCCGGCCACCAAGTATTTTGAGCGGGGCATGCGCTATCTGGCCGAAGAGAAGTACGGTAAGGCCATCATCGCCTTCAATAAGGTCATCGCCATCAATGAGATGTACGCCGAAGCCTACAAAGGTATGGCCGAGGCCCATAAGGGTAAAGGCGATATGGAGAAGTATCAGGAGTACCTCACCAAGGCGGGTGATGTGTTCGCCATTCAGGATCGCCTCGACGAGGCCAAGCAGGTTTTCGTGGAGATTCTTCAGAACGAGCCGGATGCGGTCAATCCATTCAATCGACTCGGCGTAAAACTCCGCAAACAGGGCGATTACAAAGGAGCCATACGCGCTTATCATCAGGCCGCAGAACTGACTCCGGACGATCCCAATCTCTACTACAATATGGCCCGGGCCTATGGTTTCAACGGGGACAATGAGAACGCGCTCAAGTACGCCGAAAAGAGCATTGAGTTGGACCCGAAAATGGAACACGCCCAGGCCCTGCGTGATCAGATCGCCAAAAAGAGCAAAAACGTCATCGATAAGGCGCCCAAGACTGATATGTCCGGCCGCGTTCTCATCGATCTTGATAATTAG
- a CDS encoding polymorphic toxin type 44 domain-containing protein produces MTRKRVQHIGGDQLVYGLPKHMSAVAGSGGTNDTNSEKATTYWRFKPKPHACEKCQAMKDVWFERKPAQIHPNCKCELEQFEAISTDASRDIVVPPGVDIEANLAEARRKAKECRNKADQIISALEAKVKRVINDFSLPDSLRKTSAEAVAFYLKCEWVYEKFQNDGKYDYKQIDKRYQAFGNYHYGLYTNAMKLNATFAQVAAGYAQFRAGTWEPEFYSTWLDDPADNGAIRKGQAYPVR; encoded by the coding sequence ATGACGAGAAAACGGGTTCAACACATTGGAGGTGACCAACTGGTCTATGGGCTGCCGAAACACATGTCCGCAGTGGCTGGCAGTGGCGGAACAAATGACACCAACTCTGAGAAGGCAACGACATACTGGCGATTCAAACCAAAGCCTCACGCCTGTGAGAAGTGTCAGGCTATGAAGGATGTATGGTTTGAAAGGAAACCGGCACAGATTCACCCGAACTGTAAATGCGAACTCGAACAATTTGAAGCGATTTCAACCGATGCAAGCCGGGACATTGTCGTACCACCGGGTGTGGACATAGAGGCCAACCTTGCGGAAGCACGGCGCAAGGCGAAGGAGTGCAGAAACAAAGCTGATCAAATTATATCTGCTTTGGAAGCAAAGGTGAAAAGGGTCATCAATGACTTCTCGTTGCCCGATTCTCTTCGTAAGACATCTGCCGAAGCGGTGGCTTTTTATCTCAAATGCGAATGGGTTTATGAGAAGTTTCAGAATGATGGCAAGTACGATTACAAACAAATCGACAAGCGATATCAAGCTTTCGGGAACTACCATTACGGCCTGTACACTAATGCAATGAAACTTAACGCAACTTTCGCTCAGGTCGCTGCCGGCTATGCTCAATTCAGAGCTGGGACCTGGGAGCCGGAGTTTTATAGCACATGGCTTGATGATCCCGCGGACAATGGTGCAATCAGGAAAGGGCAAGCCTATCCTGTGAGATGA